The DNA region TCGAATAGAGTTTTCCAGGAGTTATAAAAAGATCCTTGGACGTAGGAAATAATCAAAAACTTGAACTACAACTCTTGTAACACTTTCCTAGCATTTCTTTGAGCTTTTCAAcgattgtaagaggtttctccgcctacaacgaaggagatcttttagtgccTTTgactatcttggattaacaatcacctaggttgtaaccaagtaaaattctgacctcttaatcttcattttaagttgtttagtttagttttattattgttatactaatcaagtccaaagatcgagaaagattatttaaattttataggCAATTCATTCTCCTCTTGTCGGGCCTCGCTGCACCAACATTACCTTCCCCTGGggttgcccagcttcactcacttggacttccattgcctaggtTCACTCATCAGGGCTTCCatgacctagcttcactcactaggacccgacttcactcacaggacttccactatctagcttcacttactagggtccaACTTCACTCATAGAACTTCTACTATctaccttcacttactagggtccggcatcactcaccagaactttcaccacctagcttcactcactaggacctgcCTTCACTCAAGaagactttcattacctagtttcactcgctagggtctgacttcactcaccaggactttcccttgcctaacatccaattaggactagtcacttagtaaACTTCTTACCTACCTAACCTgcggttaggacttaccctttctagtcatctagtcctgactagacttttctcttctaaATATCAAGTTTTATTTGGATCAACCATTAGAAAAACTGActagacttaggtatattgtcaaacatcaaaaccctcgAGGTCGATTGCAATAATAGTATCTGGACTCTCATATCGTTCAACCAAGTTATAAACATACTTCCTCACGTGCCCATATATCTAGACTCTCATGTCATTCAGCTAAGTTATAAGTGTGCTTGCTCACACCCCCAAGTATCTAGATTCTCGTGTtgttcggccaagttataagcgttCTTGCTCACACGCCCAAGTATCCATACTCTCATGCCAtttggtcgagttataagcgttCTTACTCATGCGCCCAAGTATCCAGACTCTCGTGTCATTAAGCCAAGTTAAAAGCATACTTTCTCACGCACCTAAGTATCTAGACTCTCGTGCCATTCAACTGAATTATAAGCGTGCTTGCTCACGTGCTCATATATCCAGCATCTTATGTCATTCGGTCGACTTATAAGTGTGCTTGCTTACGCACCCATATATCCATATTCTTGTGTCGTTAGATTGAGTTATATACGTTCTTGCTCATGCACCCATATATCCAAACTTGCACCGTTTgactgagttataagcgtgctTGCTTATGCGTTCATATATCCAGACTCTCGAAccattcggtcgagttataagtgtgtTTGCTCACGCGCCTAAGTATCTAAATTTTCATGTCGTTGATTGAGTTATAAGCGTGTTTGCTCATGCGTCCATATATCTAGACTCTTGTGTGTTCTGTCGAGCTATAAACGTGCTTGTATATCAAGATTATCGTGTCATTCAGTCAAGGTATAAGCATGCATGCTCACATGCCCATAATCCAGACTCTCAAATtgtttgaccgagttataagcgtgctTGCTCAAGTGCCTAAGTATCCAAACTCTCATGCCATTCGACTGAATTATATGCGTGCTTGCTCATGCGCCTATATATCCAGACTCTCGTGTTGTTCAGCTGAGTTATAAGCGTATTTTCTCATGCACCCAAGTATCTAGACTCTCGTGTCGCTCACCCGAGATATAAGTGTGTTTGCTCACTCGCCCATATATCCAAACTCTCATGTTGTTCGGCCGAGTTTTAAGTATGCTTGCTCATATGCAGAAGTATCCAGACTCTCATACCGTTCGATCGAGTTATATGTGTACTTGACATACACCTAAGTATCCAGATTCTCGTGTCGTTCTGCCAAGTTATAAGCATGCTTGCTCACACACCCAAGTATCCAGACTCTCGAGctattcgaccgagttataatcATACTTGCTCACGATCCCAAGTATCCATACTCTCAATCCATTCAGCGGAGTTATAAGCATGCTTGCTTATGCACCCAAGTATCCAGATGTTTATGctgttcgaccaagttataagcgtgcTTACTCACACACCCATATATCCAGACTCTTGAATTGTTTAGCTGAGTTATAAGCGTATTTGCTCATGTGCCTAACTATCCAGACTCTCGTGATGTTCAATCGAGTTATAAACATATTTTCTTACACGCCCATATATCGAGATTTTCATGTTGTTTAGCCGAGTTATAAGCGTCCTTGCTCACACTCTTAAGTATCCAGACTCTCATATAGttcagtcgagttataagcgTTCTTGCTCACATGCCCAAGTATCCAAACCcgctcggtcgagttataagtgtgcttgCTCACACGCCCATATATCCAGACTCTCGTATCGTTTAACTAAGTTATAAGTGTGTTTGCTTATGTGCCCACGTATCTAGACTCTCATGTCATTCGGTCGAGTTTTAAGCATGCTTGCTCACACACCCAAGTATCCAGACTCTCTCATTCTGCTCAGTTGAGTTATAAGGATGCTTGCTCACATGCCCCAATATCCATTCTCTTGGACCTCTAGGACGAGTTATAAGCATTTTTGCTCACACACTGACGCCACGAACTCTTGTGCTCCAGTGCTAAGTTGTAGATGGGGTTATCCATACATGTACCATGAGATCACTCGGTAGATCTGTATTACTTAGCCGCTCGCTCGGTAATACTTAGTCACTCCTAGACATTATTCAACCGCTCGCTCGACATTACTCAGTCGCTTGCTCGGCACTACTCAGCTGCTCGCTCGACATTACTCAACTGTGTGATCGACACTACTCACGAGTGTCTACAAaatacacttaagtacttaatagCCATTCAAGCATTACCTTCATAAATTTAGGAATATAGCTTGACACAACATACATAGAAGAGCACGAGAGCCAAAGGGCAATGAAAAGGAACATTCACAACAAAATAGTGTAAGTTTGTACAGCAATAGGGATTACAATCCAAAAAAAGGATTTTCTAGGAAGTACTGAACAAAGTTTAAGCAAAATCCGGGAACACATCATCTAGAACATCATCTAAGATCTTGTTACAACTAATGAAATTGTTGGGGATGTCCACCTTCAGGTTAGTCGACTTCCCTAAGGTGCTTTATAGCTCCTTCTACGTCATAGCTAAATAAATTTGAGGTGCATTGGCCGAGCATCATGTTGAATTCCCAAGAGCACAGATAAGCCACTCTATGAGCCTCAAGCCGCTCGGCTTCTCCCTCTTTGTAACTAGCTAGCTCGACAACTTGGTTATCCAACATTTATTACTTCTCCTCGAGCTATACGTCCTTAGCTGTTAGCTTGGCTGCTTTGCTTGCCAACATGAGGGCATGAATAGTTATTGCCTCCTTTAATTGCAAGGAACGACATCAGCGTTCTTCTGATCCAAATCTTCAATGGCCCTTATTTTTCGAGCATTCTTGGACTTGAGTCTGGACTCGACAGTCTGAAATTGTTTCTGGAGTTTTTCCACGGAGGCTGCTAAGCCAGTCTTCTGTCCTTTTCTTTAGTTAGGACTCACTTGACTCTTAGCAACAGCTTGTTTTGGGCCTCCAGTTCTTTCTTCAGATGCTCCAGTTTGTTTTGGGCCTCCACGGAGGCGCTCGGTCGTATGTGCCATGCAATCTACCCAAACTTGGGTCAGTTAACCCTTCATCTTGATGGTGTGTTAGGGTGATAGGGGCTCATAGGGGTTGGTACATGACTAGCTCTGAGAAGGTAGCCTTAGCGTGGCATTGACATTGTGAGGCCTTGGCCCGTGTGAAATTGACTTGGTTCTGGGGGTTGACTTGGAGGTTATTTTGGACACAGGGCCCTCCTTGTTAGGGGGTAAAGAAGAGACAAGTGGAGCCACAAGGGGGTTGGTCGACATGGAGGGATGCACTAGTGCCAGATTAGAGGGAGTAGGAGTCCGTGGAGCGGTTTTGGGTCTAACAACAGCTGAGTTCTCACCTCGCTCGAACGGTGGACGAGTTGAGGTGGCAGTGGTTGGAGTCGGGGGTGTAGACACAACCGGTCGGTGTCTTTTGCGATGAAGGCGCAGAGGCACGTTAGACTCAGTGGACTTAGCAGGGACTGACTTGGGAACTAGAGAAGGCCGAGCGGGTGGCAACTCTATAGTGTTGGCCTCTGCATCAATCCTCGCAGCTCAGCTGGTACCCACTTCGCCCGTCTAGTCTTCGGTGGAGTCGATTGGCAAAGCATCACAATAACCCAGCTTGACCTTTGCATGCTGATTCATTTCTTCATTGTCCATCATAATGGACGTTGATACGCAAGCCCTCAACATGATTTCAATTGCAAAACAATAAAAGAGAATCAGTTAGGTATAACAGCATAAGGGGGCAAGCCCCTTACCAAAGCTCCTTGGCAGTCCGGCTCAAATGGGATTAAGCTCGAAGTAACTTGCGGATATCGAAGTTTAAGTCAAAGAAGATCTCTGAAGCATGGGTATACAAAGGTGTCTCTCGATATTCACCCAGCTCTGGTGTAGGAGGCAATTCCATCTGCTAGCCAGTCGGAGAAAACACAAGAGGGATGAGTTGGAGATAGAAGTAATTAATGAGATTTTCAACCTTTAATGGAAGAgggcattttgtcaaaaaaaaaagagatgaaACTCACTTGGACGTGGAACAGAAAGATGCCTGATTTAAATTTTTTGGGATAATAAAAAAAGTGAAAGAAGCTATGAATCAAGTGGATGTGGTATAGTCTGAATATAATCAGAACCCTACACAACAACCTTATGGAGCTGGGAACAAATTGTTGGAAGGGAATGTGGAAGTAACAAGAGATTTCAGAAAAGAATCCAGCAATGAAAAGTGAAGACTGGTCAGAAATTGATCTTTGTAAAGAGTAATATAGCCAGCCAGAGGAAGATTGGGACAATAATAGCCCGAAGGTATGATGATCTGGTGATCGTTGGGGATATTATAATTGAGGCGCATCTGATCCACCTCTCCTCTATTAAAATCTGATTAAGTGGAGGTCTACCAGaggccaaggatggaagaagaggAAGTAGAGGCTATGGAAAACGGACGAAGGAAGTAGATAAAATGGGAGAGATGAACTTAGGATGGGGAGAGGAAGCCCCAAGCAATCATAGGCGACAGCGAGACTATCTTCTGTGCTTTCAAACATGATCAGTTATAATTGCTTTTTTTTAAGAGTAACCTGGCATTCAGTTTTAACATTATCATGTTTTCTGATCAGAACTACATATAACTGCTACATGTTTTCTGATCAAAATCTCCTGGTTACATAACGACGAGAAAACCTTGTGATTCCAACAGCTCATCTTGTTGAGCTTCTTTCTGCAAAATGAACCTATTGTCTCTGAAACATAATTTAATATGATTATGAAAGCCTTTCAGATCCCTCAGTTACTGCAGAATTATCCCTCGTTTCATTATCCCCGCCTGCCCACTTCCTTATTCGAGAACCTGCTTCCCTTGCCTGACAAAATGAGGGTAACAAAAAAAACAAACTGTTCAGATATCTTCAATTATGAATGGTGAGTTTTGGTGAAATGCTcatggtttgattgttggcagcAGAGTAAAAGTGAAAGACTTTACCTCAATCGTCCAATTGGTTCCCGCCGTGATGCTGATTAAAATGGCAGTCTGCAAGCATACTCCAGTCAGCATGCCACTCCACATTCCCTACGTTCATTCAACACaagtcaattttcaaaaactaaaattGCAGATGAAAGATTTGACTTTTAATTCTTTCGCAGAAAAATCACGTACAAACTCGATCCCCATATGATCCGTTGCCAATTTAACACCGAGGATTTGCAGATGAATGAATGATCGGGATTAAAAGCCAAATCGCTCAGCTATATTATGAAGATCTATCTCCTTCATCCTAGTTGTTGTTTCCTTTTAAGTAAACGGTTGAAATATACTGGTATATAGGAAACTTTGATGCTATTCTAGTGTgtgttttttttctcttttttaaatGAATGGTGGTGCTTGAAATTAAACTTATCGATTCAAGTTTCATACCTTAACCCCTAAATCAAAATAGAATGCCAGCAAGCATCCCATTGGGATCCCGACCAAATAGTAACAGCCCATATTAATGTACGCCACCAGCCACTGCCACCCTGCTCCAACTGCCACCCCTGCCGAGACAAACAAATTAAACTCGAGTCACTTGTACATGCATTCGAGTCCTCTTAATTAACAAGCAAATTATAGGACAGGACAGTGCACCAGTTAGCACCGGCTGAACGCTGTTCAACAGGACAGTGCAGGCGAAGATGACGGCGAGGTTGGAGACGGCGCGAACCACCTCGGGGCTGTTGGTGAAGGGAGCTCCGTAGACGTCCCTGAAAGCCACCACCAAGCTGAAGAAGATGATGCCCAGCGTCAAGGACCACATGACGACGCAGAGAATCGAGAACTTGGCCGCTCGCGGCCGCCCTGCTCCCAGCTCATTCGATATCCTCACGCTGCGTGCATGTATATATATATCGTTAACAACAGATTGGTCAAGGAAACAGAGCCAAGGAAGGGGAGTGAGTTCGCGTGTTTGGATAATTGCCTGATTGCTACGTTGAAGCCGAAGAACACCATTAACTCCCAGCCATTGATGTTGTTGCTGCGACGGAACGGATCGGAGAAGAAGATTCATGTAGGTGAGCAAATATGGAGATTCAAAGTGAaggttaaaataaaattattattattttttttaaaaaaagagacattttgttttagtttatatattatgaggaggaaattctaatattttaaaatatgggAGGTCAAACTGACCAGATGGATACTGCGGCGACTGCAATTTGAGGATTCTTCAAATGGCCAACCAGGACGATGAGACACGTGTAGTACCAGAACTCGAGGCTGCGAATCGAAACAGTGAGAAATCATTTCAGATCGTTGGCACATATTTGATTGATCTTTAACTAACTACCAGATCATTATGGCGGATCCGATGGATAGCCACGCGAAGGATCCCAGCCCGGTGAAGGCCGACCAGCTGAAGCCGTTCCAGGCGCCGGGGCAGTAGCCCATGGCGATGTACGCGAACTGGCAGCCCACCACGATCCACCAGGCGAGGTTGAGCGACACGGCGGCGCCGGTGAGGCCCAGGCGGAAGTGGACGACGAGGAGCCAGGTGAAGGAGACATGGAAGACGAGGGCGACGGCGGCGACGGCGGCCATCAGCATGACCTTGCTCTGCGCCTGCAGGAACTTGGAGATGGGGAAGTTGAGGGCGTAGGCGAACAGCTGGGGGATCATGTAGATGGCGAAGCGGCCGGCGACAACGGCGATGTCGTCGTCCAGCTTGAAGAGGCGGAGGAGAGGGGTGGCGAAGAGATAGATGGGGAGGAGGCAAGCGGACATGGCGAGGAGGATGAGCCAGGATCGCTGCATGTACACGCCGAGCATGTGGTGCTGCTTCGCGCCGTAGGCTTGCCCGCAGAGCGTCTCCAGGGCGCTTCCCATCCCCATCTGCCATTTTTGCCAAACAGAGAATCACACAATCAATGGTAAATCTTAAAAGGCGGAGACAGGGACGATCGAGTCGAGGATTCCAAATGAGCTAAAAACGACGGACA from Zingiber officinale cultivar Zhangliang chromosome 4B, Zo_v1.1, whole genome shotgun sequence includes:
- the LOC121977393 gene encoding protein DETOXIFICATION 33-like, which translates into the protein MEEALLGNNGGRAGNAEEDMEEIRSVKQFARAWAAENKRLWYLAGPSIFTSVCRYSLGATTQIFAGHLTTLELDAVSTENMVIAGLSFGIMMGMGSALETLCGQAYGAKQHHMLGVYMQRSWLILLAMSACLLPIYLFATPLLRLFKLDDDIAVVAGRFAIYMIPQLFAYALNFPISKFLQAQSKVMLMAAVAAVALVFHVSFTWLLVVHFRLGLTGAAVSLNLAWWIVVGCQFAYIAMGYCPGAWNGFSWSAFTGLGSFAWLSIGSAIMICLEFWYYTCLIVLVGHLKNPQIAVAAVSICNNINGWELMVFFGFNVAISVRISNELGAGRPRAAKFSILCVVMWSLTLGIIFFSLVVAFRDVYGAPFTNSPEVVRAVSNLAVIFACTVLLNSVQPVLTGVAVGAGWQWLVAYINMGCYYLVGIPMGCLLAFYFDLGVKGMWSGMLTGVCLQTAILISITAGTNWTIEAREAGSRIRKWAGGDNETRDNSAVTEGSERLS